From Syngnathus typhle isolate RoL2023-S1 ecotype Sweden linkage group LG13, RoL_Styp_1.0, whole genome shotgun sequence, a single genomic window includes:
- the egfra gene encoding epidermal growth factor receptor isoform X2 yields MAWHLLGSGVRTMARRLLGWLTVTSLLCSSLVAEKKVCQGINNRLNLLGSKEDHYLNMVKTYSNCTVVLENLEVTYMEEERDLSFLRTIEEVGGYVLIALNRASRIPLDNLRIIRGHSLYEGGFALTVLANYDKALGRGTSQLLLTSLTEIIKGGVKFSKNQLCNVETIQWYDIVNEESQAKMELPLVASNNPLCKKCHQSCFNGSCWAPGPQNCQTLTKLNCAQQCSKRCRGPSPSDCCNEHCAAGCTGPRPTDCLACRDFQDDGVCKDSCPGLMRYDPNQHQLVPNPLGKYNFGATCVKSCPHNYVVTDHGACVRTCSGNTYEVEDGGVRKCAKCDGLCPKVCNGLGTGHLTHTLSVNATNIDSFRNCTKINGHIAFIRTSIHGDAYTKTPKMDPAQLDVFKTVKEITGYLWIQTWPASMDALSPFENLEIIRGRTKRGSRSLVVTQLDISYLGLRSLKEISDGDVVIIKNRNLCYTHGGHWKALFKSAGQAANVGENADSGKCAQRNHTCDGKCTSRGCWGPGPDMCFACRDRSRHGSCVDSCNILEGEPREAVVKKTCVACHPECHHMNGTSTCTAPGSSNCTKCANFKDGLFCVSRCPQGVPGEDDSLVWKYADDTKVCRLCHPNCTQGCVGPGREGCQGKTTSGLSMIAAGVVGGLLAVLLTGLLVVVLLRRRHIKRKRTMRRLLQEKELVEPLTPSGEAPNQALLRILKEPEFRKIKILGSGAFGTVYKGLWVPEGEDVKIPVAIKVLREATSPKANKEILDEAYVMASVEHPHVCRLLGICLTSTVQLVTQLMPFGCLLDYVKENKDNIGSGYLLNWCVQIAKGMNYLEERHLVHRDLAARNVLVKTPQHVKITDFGLAKLLNADEKEYHADGGKVPIKWMALESILNRTYTHQSDVWSYGVTVWELMTFGTKPYDGIPASDIAGVLEKGERLPQPPICTIDVYMIMVKCWMIDADSRPRFRELIAEFTKMARDPPRYLVIQGDEGLHLHNPPDDRFFRTLVSGEHAEDAVDADEYLLPQRGFFASPSTSQTPLLHSTSLNSSNGMCNGRNGLVNGMPSRDGSIVLRYIPDPTDKMLDDDAFQPSPDYMNQNTASDMTNPVYQHPALPRTILPTISSDDDSEYLNCFQNGAEYLNELPPHPDGTLHAVHKYKPQNSIDNPDYQHSFTPTFKARMNGHLPAAGNAEYLGPN; encoded by the exons ATGGCACCTTCTCGGTAGCGGCGTCCGGACCATGGCTCGCCGACTTCTGGGGTGGCTCACCGTCACTTCGCTGCTCTGCTCGTCGCTTGTGGCCGAAAAGAAAG TGTGTCAAGGCATCAACAACCGCTTGAACTTGCTGGGCTCCAAAGAGGACCACTACCTGAACATGGTCAAGACCTACAGCAACTGCACGGTGGTCCTGGAGAACCTGGAGGTCACCTACATGGAAGAAGAGCGCGACTTGTCCTTCCTCAGG ACGATAGAGGAAGTGGGCGGCTACGTGCTGATCGCCCTCAACAGGGCCTCCAGGATCCCGCTGGACAACCTGCGCATCATTCGCGGTCACTCGCTGTACGAGGGAGGCTTCGCCCTCACCGTGCTGGCCAATTATGACAAAGCCTTGGGGCGGGGCACCAGCCAGCTCCTTCTCACCAGCCTCACAG AAATTATCAAAGGAGGTGTGAAGTTTAGCAAAAACCAGCTGTGCAACGTGGAGACCATCCAGTGGTACGACATCGTTAACGAGGAGAGTCAAGCCAAAATGGAGCTGCCGCTCGTGGCTAGCAACAACCCGCTTT GTAAAAAATGTCACCAAAGCTGTTTCAACGGTTCTTGCTGGGCACCTGGACCCCAAAACTGTCAAACTT TAACCAAGCTGAACTGCGCGCAGCAGTGCTCCAAGAGGTGCCGAGGACCTTCTCCCAGCGACTGCTGCAATGAACACTGCGCCGCCGGATGCACGGGACCGCGCCCCACCGACTGTCTG GCCTGCCGGGACTTCCAGGACGACGGGGTGTGCAAGGACTCCTGCCCGGGCCTCATGCGCTACGACCCCAACCAGCACCAGCTGGTGCCCAACCCGCTGGGGAAGTACAACTTTGGCGCCACCTGTGTTAAGAGCTGCCCAC ATAACTACGTGGTGACGGACCACGGCGCGTGCGTGCGGACGTGCAGCGGCAACACTTATGAGGTGGAGGACGGCGGCGTCAGGAAGTGTGCCAAATGTGATGGACTGTGCCCCAAAG TATGCAACGGGCTGGGCACGGGCCACCTGACGCACACGCTTTCCGTCAACGCCACCAATATCGACTCGTTTAGAAACTGCACCAAAATCAACGGCCACATCGCTTTCATTCGCACCTCCATTCACGG GGACGCGTACACCAAGACGCCAAAGATGGACCCCGCCCAGTTGGACGTCTTCAAGACGGTTAAAGAAATAACTG GATACTTGTGGATTCAAACGTGGCCCGCCAGCATGGACGCCCTCAGTCCCTTTGAGAACCTGGAAATCATTCGAGGACGAACCAAGCG GGGAAGCCGCAGCCTGGTTGTGACCCAGCTGGACATCAGCTACCTGGGCCTGCGCTCCCTCAAAGAGATCAGCGACGGCGACGTGGTCATCATCAAGAACCGCAACCTCTGCTACACCCACGGCGGCCACTGGAAAGCGCTCTTCAAGTCCGCCGGCCAGGCCGCCAACGTGGGCGAAAACGCTGACTCTGGCAAATGCG CTCAGAGAAACcacacgtgcgacggcaagtgCACCAGCCGCGGATGCTGGGGTCCCGGCCCTGACATGTGCTTTGCGTGTCGGGATCGCAGTCGCCACGGCAGCTGCGTGGATTCCTGCAACATCCTGGAAGG GGAGCCACGGGAGGCCGTGGTGAAGAAAACCTGCGTGGCCTGTCACCCCGAGTGCCATCATATGAACGGGACGAGCACTTGCACTGCGCCG GGTTCCTCCAACTGCACCAAGTGCGCCAACTTCAAGGACGGACTCTTCTGCGTGTCCCGCTGCCCTCAAGGCGTGCCCGGCGAGGACGACTCGCTGGTGTGGAAATACGCAGATGACACCAAAGTGTGCCGGCTGTGTCACCCCAACTGCACCCAAGG GTGCGTGGGGCCCGGTCGTGAAGGCTGCCAAGGTAAAAC CACTTCGGGTCTGTCCATGATTGCGGCGGGGGTGGTGGGCGGACTTCTGGCCGTCCTGTTGACGGGCCTGTTGGTCGTCGTGTTGCTGCGCCGACGCCAcatcaagaggaagaggaccaTGCGGCGCCTACTCCAGGAGAAAGAG TTGGTCGAACCGCTGACCCCAAGCGGCGAGGCGCCCAACCAAGCCCTGCTGCGCATCCTGAAGGAACCTGAATTCAGGAAAATCAAAATTTTGGGATCAGGGGCTTTTGGTACAGTCTACAAG GGCCTTTgggtgccagagggagaagaCGTGAAGATCCCGGTGGCCATCAAGGTTTTGAGAGAGGCCACGTCGCCCAAAGCCAACAAAGAGATCTTAGAT GAGGCCTACGTGATGGCCAGCGTGGAGCACCCGCACGTGTGTCGCCTGCTGGGCATCTGCCTGACGTCCACCGTGCAGCTGGTCACCCAGCTGATGCCCTTTGGCTGCCTGCTGGACTACGTGAAGGAGAACAAGGATAATATCGGCTCAGGGTACCTGCTCAACTGGTGCGTGCAGATCGCTAAG GGGATGAACTACTTGGAGGAGCGCCATTTGGTCCACCGGGACTTGGCGGCCAGGAACGTCCTGGTCAAGACCCCCCAGCACGTCAAGATCACCGACTTTGGCTTGGCCAAGCTGCTCAACGCCGACGAGAAAGAGTACCACGCGGACGGAGGCAAG GTGCCCATTAAATGGATGGCTCTTGAGTCAATACTGAACAGGACGTACACACACCAGAGCGACGTTTGGAGTTACG GCGTGACCGTGTGGGAGCTGATGACATTCGGCACCAAGCCGTACGACGGCATTCCGGCCAGCGACATCGCCGGCGTGCTGGAGAAAGGCGAGCGTTTGCCTCAGCCTCCCATCTGCACCATTGACGTCTATATGATCATGGTCAAAT GTTGGATGATCGACGCAGATAGTCGACCGCGTTTCCGAGAACTCATAGCGGAGTTCACAAAAATGGCTCGGGATCCTCCCCGCTATCTGGTCATCCAG GGGGACGAGGGTTTGCACCTGCACAATCCTCCCGACGACAGGTTCTTCCGCACCCTGGTGAGCGGCGAGCACGCCGAGGATGCCGTCGACGCCGACGAGTACCTGCTCCCGCAGCGCGGCTTCTTCGCCAGCCCGAGCACATCTCAGACGCCGCTGCTGCACTCCACC AGCCTGAACAGCAGCAATGGGATGTGCAATGGCAGAAATGGATTAGTG AATGGGATGCCCAGCCGGGATGGAAGTATAGTTCTTCGTTATATTCCCGATCCCACGGATAAAATGTTAGATGACGACGCCTTCCAGCCTTCTCCAG ACTACATGAACCAGAACACGGCCTCGGACATGACGAATCCCGTGTACCAGCACCCCGCCCTCCCGCGCACCATCCTTCCCACCATCTCCTCGGACGACGACTCCGAGTACCTCAACTGCTTCCAGAACGGAGCCGAGTACCTCAACGAGCTCCCGCCCCACCCCGACGGCACGCTCCACGCCGTCCACAAGTACAAGCCGCAGAACAGCATCGACAACCCCGACTACCAGCACAGCTTCACGCCCACCTTCAAAGCCCGCATGAACGGACACCTGCCGGCAGCGGGGAATGCGGAGTACCTGGGCCCAAACTGA
- the egfra gene encoding epidermal growth factor receptor isoform X1 — translation MAWHLLGSGVRTMARRLLGWLTVTSLLCSSLVAEKKVCQGINNRLNLLGSKEDHYLNMVKTYSNCTVVLENLEVTYMEEERDLSFLRTIEEVGGYVLIALNRASRIPLDNLRIIRGHSLYEGGFALTVLANYDKALGRGTSQLLLTSLTEIIKGGVKFSKNQLCNVETIQWYDIVNEESQAKMELPLVASNNPLCKKCHQSCFNGSCWAPGPQNCQTCKVISVIDGANRSHCHLPPTWTNIVRLSSLCAVTKLNCAQQCSKRCRGPSPSDCCNEHCAAGCTGPRPTDCLACRDFQDDGVCKDSCPGLMRYDPNQHQLVPNPLGKYNFGATCVKSCPHNYVVTDHGACVRTCSGNTYEVEDGGVRKCAKCDGLCPKVCNGLGTGHLTHTLSVNATNIDSFRNCTKINGHIAFIRTSIHGDAYTKTPKMDPAQLDVFKTVKEITGEFFLIQILPFVSALDETAGVPGYLWIQTWPASMDALSPFENLEIIRGRTKRGSRSLVVTQLDISYLGLRSLKEISDGDVVIIKNRNLCYTHGGHWKALFKSAGQAANVGENADSGKCAQRNHTCDGKCTSRGCWGPGPDMCFACRDRSRHGSCVDSCNILEGEPREAVVKKTCVACHPECHHMNGTSTCTAPGSSNCTKCANFKDGLFCVSRCPQGVPGEDDSLVWKYADDTKVCRLCHPNCTQGCVGPGREGCQGKTTSGLSMIAAGVVGGLLAVLLTGLLVVVLLRRRHIKRKRTMRRLLQEKELVEPLTPSGEAPNQALLRILKEPEFRKIKILGSGAFGTVYKGLWVPEGEDVKIPVAIKVLREATSPKANKEILDEAYVMASVEHPHVCRLLGICLTSTVQLVTQLMPFGCLLDYVKENKDNIGSGYLLNWCVQIAKGMNYLEERHLVHRDLAARNVLVKTPQHVKITDFGLAKLLNADEKEYHADGGKVPIKWMALESILNRTYTHQSDVWSYGVTVWELMTFGTKPYDGIPASDIAGVLEKGERLPQPPICTIDVYMIMVKCWMIDADSRPRFRELIAEFTKMARDPPRYLVIQGDEGLHLHNPPDDRFFRTLVSGEHAEDAVDADEYLLPQRGFFASPSTSQTPLLHSTSLNSSNGMCNGRNGLVNGMPSRDGSIVLRYIPDPTDKMLDDDAFQPSPDYMNQNTASDMTNPVYQHPALPRTILPTISSDDDSEYLNCFQNGAEYLNELPPHPDGTLHAVHKYKPQNSIDNPDYQHSFTPTFKARMNGHLPAAGNAEYLGPN, via the exons ATGGCACCTTCTCGGTAGCGGCGTCCGGACCATGGCTCGCCGACTTCTGGGGTGGCTCACCGTCACTTCGCTGCTCTGCTCGTCGCTTGTGGCCGAAAAGAAAG TGTGTCAAGGCATCAACAACCGCTTGAACTTGCTGGGCTCCAAAGAGGACCACTACCTGAACATGGTCAAGACCTACAGCAACTGCACGGTGGTCCTGGAGAACCTGGAGGTCACCTACATGGAAGAAGAGCGCGACTTGTCCTTCCTCAGG ACGATAGAGGAAGTGGGCGGCTACGTGCTGATCGCCCTCAACAGGGCCTCCAGGATCCCGCTGGACAACCTGCGCATCATTCGCGGTCACTCGCTGTACGAGGGAGGCTTCGCCCTCACCGTGCTGGCCAATTATGACAAAGCCTTGGGGCGGGGCACCAGCCAGCTCCTTCTCACCAGCCTCACAG AAATTATCAAAGGAGGTGTGAAGTTTAGCAAAAACCAGCTGTGCAACGTGGAGACCATCCAGTGGTACGACATCGTTAACGAGGAGAGTCAAGCCAAAATGGAGCTGCCGCTCGTGGCTAGCAACAACCCGCTTT GTAAAAAATGTCACCAAAGCTGTTTCAACGGTTCTTGCTGGGCACCTGGACCCCAAAACTGTCAAACTTGTAAGGTCATTTCTGTCATTGATGGAGCCAATAGGTCCCATTGCCATTTGCCCCCAACTTGGACGAATATTGTGCGTTTGTCTTCCCTTTGCGCAGTAACCAAGCTGAACTGCGCGCAGCAGTGCTCCAAGAGGTGCCGAGGACCTTCTCCCAGCGACTGCTGCAATGAACACTGCGCCGCCGGATGCACGGGACCGCGCCCCACCGACTGTCTG GCCTGCCGGGACTTCCAGGACGACGGGGTGTGCAAGGACTCCTGCCCGGGCCTCATGCGCTACGACCCCAACCAGCACCAGCTGGTGCCCAACCCGCTGGGGAAGTACAACTTTGGCGCCACCTGTGTTAAGAGCTGCCCAC ATAACTACGTGGTGACGGACCACGGCGCGTGCGTGCGGACGTGCAGCGGCAACACTTATGAGGTGGAGGACGGCGGCGTCAGGAAGTGTGCCAAATGTGATGGACTGTGCCCCAAAG TATGCAACGGGCTGGGCACGGGCCACCTGACGCACACGCTTTCCGTCAACGCCACCAATATCGACTCGTTTAGAAACTGCACCAAAATCAACGGCCACATCGCTTTCATTCGCACCTCCATTCACGG GGACGCGTACACCAAGACGCCAAAGATGGACCCCGCCCAGTTGGACGTCTTCAAGACGGTTAAAGAAATAACTGGTGAGTTTTTCCTCATCCAAATCCTGCCCTTTGTGTCGGCGCTTGACGAGACCGCTGGCGTTCCAGGATACTTGTGGATTCAAACGTGGCCCGCCAGCATGGACGCCCTCAGTCCCTTTGAGAACCTGGAAATCATTCGAGGACGAACCAAGCG GGGAAGCCGCAGCCTGGTTGTGACCCAGCTGGACATCAGCTACCTGGGCCTGCGCTCCCTCAAAGAGATCAGCGACGGCGACGTGGTCATCATCAAGAACCGCAACCTCTGCTACACCCACGGCGGCCACTGGAAAGCGCTCTTCAAGTCCGCCGGCCAGGCCGCCAACGTGGGCGAAAACGCTGACTCTGGCAAATGCG CTCAGAGAAACcacacgtgcgacggcaagtgCACCAGCCGCGGATGCTGGGGTCCCGGCCCTGACATGTGCTTTGCGTGTCGGGATCGCAGTCGCCACGGCAGCTGCGTGGATTCCTGCAACATCCTGGAAGG GGAGCCACGGGAGGCCGTGGTGAAGAAAACCTGCGTGGCCTGTCACCCCGAGTGCCATCATATGAACGGGACGAGCACTTGCACTGCGCCG GGTTCCTCCAACTGCACCAAGTGCGCCAACTTCAAGGACGGACTCTTCTGCGTGTCCCGCTGCCCTCAAGGCGTGCCCGGCGAGGACGACTCGCTGGTGTGGAAATACGCAGATGACACCAAAGTGTGCCGGCTGTGTCACCCCAACTGCACCCAAGG GTGCGTGGGGCCCGGTCGTGAAGGCTGCCAAGGTAAAAC CACTTCGGGTCTGTCCATGATTGCGGCGGGGGTGGTGGGCGGACTTCTGGCCGTCCTGTTGACGGGCCTGTTGGTCGTCGTGTTGCTGCGCCGACGCCAcatcaagaggaagaggaccaTGCGGCGCCTACTCCAGGAGAAAGAG TTGGTCGAACCGCTGACCCCAAGCGGCGAGGCGCCCAACCAAGCCCTGCTGCGCATCCTGAAGGAACCTGAATTCAGGAAAATCAAAATTTTGGGATCAGGGGCTTTTGGTACAGTCTACAAG GGCCTTTgggtgccagagggagaagaCGTGAAGATCCCGGTGGCCATCAAGGTTTTGAGAGAGGCCACGTCGCCCAAAGCCAACAAAGAGATCTTAGAT GAGGCCTACGTGATGGCCAGCGTGGAGCACCCGCACGTGTGTCGCCTGCTGGGCATCTGCCTGACGTCCACCGTGCAGCTGGTCACCCAGCTGATGCCCTTTGGCTGCCTGCTGGACTACGTGAAGGAGAACAAGGATAATATCGGCTCAGGGTACCTGCTCAACTGGTGCGTGCAGATCGCTAAG GGGATGAACTACTTGGAGGAGCGCCATTTGGTCCACCGGGACTTGGCGGCCAGGAACGTCCTGGTCAAGACCCCCCAGCACGTCAAGATCACCGACTTTGGCTTGGCCAAGCTGCTCAACGCCGACGAGAAAGAGTACCACGCGGACGGAGGCAAG GTGCCCATTAAATGGATGGCTCTTGAGTCAATACTGAACAGGACGTACACACACCAGAGCGACGTTTGGAGTTACG GCGTGACCGTGTGGGAGCTGATGACATTCGGCACCAAGCCGTACGACGGCATTCCGGCCAGCGACATCGCCGGCGTGCTGGAGAAAGGCGAGCGTTTGCCTCAGCCTCCCATCTGCACCATTGACGTCTATATGATCATGGTCAAAT GTTGGATGATCGACGCAGATAGTCGACCGCGTTTCCGAGAACTCATAGCGGAGTTCACAAAAATGGCTCGGGATCCTCCCCGCTATCTGGTCATCCAG GGGGACGAGGGTTTGCACCTGCACAATCCTCCCGACGACAGGTTCTTCCGCACCCTGGTGAGCGGCGAGCACGCCGAGGATGCCGTCGACGCCGACGAGTACCTGCTCCCGCAGCGCGGCTTCTTCGCCAGCCCGAGCACATCTCAGACGCCGCTGCTGCACTCCACC AGCCTGAACAGCAGCAATGGGATGTGCAATGGCAGAAATGGATTAGTG AATGGGATGCCCAGCCGGGATGGAAGTATAGTTCTTCGTTATATTCCCGATCCCACGGATAAAATGTTAGATGACGACGCCTTCCAGCCTTCTCCAG ACTACATGAACCAGAACACGGCCTCGGACATGACGAATCCCGTGTACCAGCACCCCGCCCTCCCGCGCACCATCCTTCCCACCATCTCCTCGGACGACGACTCCGAGTACCTCAACTGCTTCCAGAACGGAGCCGAGTACCTCAACGAGCTCCCGCCCCACCCCGACGGCACGCTCCACGCCGTCCACAAGTACAAGCCGCAGAACAGCATCGACAACCCCGACTACCAGCACAGCTTCACGCCCACCTTCAAAGCCCGCATGAACGGACACCTGCCGGCAGCGGGGAATGCGGAGTACCTGGGCCCAAACTGA
- the egfra gene encoding epidermal growth factor receptor isoform X3: MVKTYSNCTVVLENLEVTYMEEERDLSFLRTIEEVGGYVLIALNRASRIPLDNLRIIRGHSLYEGGFALTVLANYDKALGRGTSQLLLTSLTEIIKGGVKFSKNQLCNVETIQWYDIVNEESQAKMELPLVASNNPLCKKCHQSCFNGSCWAPGPQNCQTLTKLNCAQQCSKRCRGPSPSDCCNEHCAAGCTGPRPTDCLACRDFQDDGVCKDSCPGLMRYDPNQHQLVPNPLGKYNFGATCVKSCPHNYVVTDHGACVRTCSGNTYEVEDGGVRKCAKCDGLCPKVCNGLGTGHLTHTLSVNATNIDSFRNCTKINGHIAFIRTSIHGDAYTKTPKMDPAQLDVFKTVKEITGYLWIQTWPASMDALSPFENLEIIRGRTKRGSRSLVVTQLDISYLGLRSLKEISDGDVVIIKNRNLCYTHGGHWKALFKSAGQAANVGENADSGKCAQRNHTCDGKCTSRGCWGPGPDMCFACRDRSRHGSCVDSCNILEGEPREAVVKKTCVACHPECHHMNGTSTCTAPGSSNCTKCANFKDGLFCVSRCPQGVPGEDDSLVWKYADDTKVCRLCHPNCTQGCVGPGREGCQGKTTSGLSMIAAGVVGGLLAVLLTGLLVVVLLRRRHIKRKRTMRRLLQEKELVEPLTPSGEAPNQALLRILKEPEFRKIKILGSGAFGTVYKGLWVPEGEDVKIPVAIKVLREATSPKANKEILDEAYVMASVEHPHVCRLLGICLTSTVQLVTQLMPFGCLLDYVKENKDNIGSGYLLNWCVQIAKGMNYLEERHLVHRDLAARNVLVKTPQHVKITDFGLAKLLNADEKEYHADGGKVPIKWMALESILNRTYTHQSDVWSYGVTVWELMTFGTKPYDGIPASDIAGVLEKGERLPQPPICTIDVYMIMVKCWMIDADSRPRFRELIAEFTKMARDPPRYLVIQGDEGLHLHNPPDDRFFRTLVSGEHAEDAVDADEYLLPQRGFFASPSTSQTPLLHSTSLNSSNGMCNGRNGLVNGMPSRDGSIVLRYIPDPTDKMLDDDAFQPSPDYMNQNTASDMTNPVYQHPALPRTILPTISSDDDSEYLNCFQNGAEYLNELPPHPDGTLHAVHKYKPQNSIDNPDYQHSFTPTFKARMNGHLPAAGNAEYLGPN, encoded by the exons ATGGTCAAGACCTACAGCAACTGCACGGTGGTCCTGGAGAACCTGGAGGTCACCTACATGGAAGAAGAGCGCGACTTGTCCTTCCTCAGG ACGATAGAGGAAGTGGGCGGCTACGTGCTGATCGCCCTCAACAGGGCCTCCAGGATCCCGCTGGACAACCTGCGCATCATTCGCGGTCACTCGCTGTACGAGGGAGGCTTCGCCCTCACCGTGCTGGCCAATTATGACAAAGCCTTGGGGCGGGGCACCAGCCAGCTCCTTCTCACCAGCCTCACAG AAATTATCAAAGGAGGTGTGAAGTTTAGCAAAAACCAGCTGTGCAACGTGGAGACCATCCAGTGGTACGACATCGTTAACGAGGAGAGTCAAGCCAAAATGGAGCTGCCGCTCGTGGCTAGCAACAACCCGCTTT GTAAAAAATGTCACCAAAGCTGTTTCAACGGTTCTTGCTGGGCACCTGGACCCCAAAACTGTCAAACTT TAACCAAGCTGAACTGCGCGCAGCAGTGCTCCAAGAGGTGCCGAGGACCTTCTCCCAGCGACTGCTGCAATGAACACTGCGCCGCCGGATGCACGGGACCGCGCCCCACCGACTGTCTG GCCTGCCGGGACTTCCAGGACGACGGGGTGTGCAAGGACTCCTGCCCGGGCCTCATGCGCTACGACCCCAACCAGCACCAGCTGGTGCCCAACCCGCTGGGGAAGTACAACTTTGGCGCCACCTGTGTTAAGAGCTGCCCAC ATAACTACGTGGTGACGGACCACGGCGCGTGCGTGCGGACGTGCAGCGGCAACACTTATGAGGTGGAGGACGGCGGCGTCAGGAAGTGTGCCAAATGTGATGGACTGTGCCCCAAAG TATGCAACGGGCTGGGCACGGGCCACCTGACGCACACGCTTTCCGTCAACGCCACCAATATCGACTCGTTTAGAAACTGCACCAAAATCAACGGCCACATCGCTTTCATTCGCACCTCCATTCACGG GGACGCGTACACCAAGACGCCAAAGATGGACCCCGCCCAGTTGGACGTCTTCAAGACGGTTAAAGAAATAACTG GATACTTGTGGATTCAAACGTGGCCCGCCAGCATGGACGCCCTCAGTCCCTTTGAGAACCTGGAAATCATTCGAGGACGAACCAAGCG GGGAAGCCGCAGCCTGGTTGTGACCCAGCTGGACATCAGCTACCTGGGCCTGCGCTCCCTCAAAGAGATCAGCGACGGCGACGTGGTCATCATCAAGAACCGCAACCTCTGCTACACCCACGGCGGCCACTGGAAAGCGCTCTTCAAGTCCGCCGGCCAGGCCGCCAACGTGGGCGAAAACGCTGACTCTGGCAAATGCG CTCAGAGAAACcacacgtgcgacggcaagtgCACCAGCCGCGGATGCTGGGGTCCCGGCCCTGACATGTGCTTTGCGTGTCGGGATCGCAGTCGCCACGGCAGCTGCGTGGATTCCTGCAACATCCTGGAAGG GGAGCCACGGGAGGCCGTGGTGAAGAAAACCTGCGTGGCCTGTCACCCCGAGTGCCATCATATGAACGGGACGAGCACTTGCACTGCGCCG GGTTCCTCCAACTGCACCAAGTGCGCCAACTTCAAGGACGGACTCTTCTGCGTGTCCCGCTGCCCTCAAGGCGTGCCCGGCGAGGACGACTCGCTGGTGTGGAAATACGCAGATGACACCAAAGTGTGCCGGCTGTGTCACCCCAACTGCACCCAAGG GTGCGTGGGGCCCGGTCGTGAAGGCTGCCAAGGTAAAAC CACTTCGGGTCTGTCCATGATTGCGGCGGGGGTGGTGGGCGGACTTCTGGCCGTCCTGTTGACGGGCCTGTTGGTCGTCGTGTTGCTGCGCCGACGCCAcatcaagaggaagaggaccaTGCGGCGCCTACTCCAGGAGAAAGAG TTGGTCGAACCGCTGACCCCAAGCGGCGAGGCGCCCAACCAAGCCCTGCTGCGCATCCTGAAGGAACCTGAATTCAGGAAAATCAAAATTTTGGGATCAGGGGCTTTTGGTACAGTCTACAAG GGCCTTTgggtgccagagggagaagaCGTGAAGATCCCGGTGGCCATCAAGGTTTTGAGAGAGGCCACGTCGCCCAAAGCCAACAAAGAGATCTTAGAT GAGGCCTACGTGATGGCCAGCGTGGAGCACCCGCACGTGTGTCGCCTGCTGGGCATCTGCCTGACGTCCACCGTGCAGCTGGTCACCCAGCTGATGCCCTTTGGCTGCCTGCTGGACTACGTGAAGGAGAACAAGGATAATATCGGCTCAGGGTACCTGCTCAACTGGTGCGTGCAGATCGCTAAG GGGATGAACTACTTGGAGGAGCGCCATTTGGTCCACCGGGACTTGGCGGCCAGGAACGTCCTGGTCAAGACCCCCCAGCACGTCAAGATCACCGACTTTGGCTTGGCCAAGCTGCTCAACGCCGACGAGAAAGAGTACCACGCGGACGGAGGCAAG GTGCCCATTAAATGGATGGCTCTTGAGTCAATACTGAACAGGACGTACACACACCAGAGCGACGTTTGGAGTTACG GCGTGACCGTGTGGGAGCTGATGACATTCGGCACCAAGCCGTACGACGGCATTCCGGCCAGCGACATCGCCGGCGTGCTGGAGAAAGGCGAGCGTTTGCCTCAGCCTCCCATCTGCACCATTGACGTCTATATGATCATGGTCAAAT GTTGGATGATCGACGCAGATAGTCGACCGCGTTTCCGAGAACTCATAGCGGAGTTCACAAAAATGGCTCGGGATCCTCCCCGCTATCTGGTCATCCAG GGGGACGAGGGTTTGCACCTGCACAATCCTCCCGACGACAGGTTCTTCCGCACCCTGGTGAGCGGCGAGCACGCCGAGGATGCCGTCGACGCCGACGAGTACCTGCTCCCGCAGCGCGGCTTCTTCGCCAGCCCGAGCACATCTCAGACGCCGCTGCTGCACTCCACC AGCCTGAACAGCAGCAATGGGATGTGCAATGGCAGAAATGGATTAGTG AATGGGATGCCCAGCCGGGATGGAAGTATAGTTCTTCGTTATATTCCCGATCCCACGGATAAAATGTTAGATGACGACGCCTTCCAGCCTTCTCCAG ACTACATGAACCAGAACACGGCCTCGGACATGACGAATCCCGTGTACCAGCACCCCGCCCTCCCGCGCACCATCCTTCCCACCATCTCCTCGGACGACGACTCCGAGTACCTCAACTGCTTCCAGAACGGAGCCGAGTACCTCAACGAGCTCCCGCCCCACCCCGACGGCACGCTCCACGCCGTCCACAAGTACAAGCCGCAGAACAGCATCGACAACCCCGACTACCAGCACAGCTTCACGCCCACCTTCAAAGCCCGCATGAACGGACACCTGCCGGCAGCGGGGAATGCGGAGTACCTGGGCCCAAACTGA